Proteins found in one Opitutaceae bacterium genomic segment:
- a CDS encoding PAS domain-containing protein encodes MVVVAAFGAIGFLVQRSFARRLRAQADALRASEEQLKLVVEGSEDAFWDWDVPSGRVIRSEQWNRILGYTQEQLPPRIGAFTAIIHPDDAPKFKQAKEQILKDGFCRIEYRLKSIDGTWRWIFDRGKVVLRDTRGKPLRVTGAATDITLRKRIEQALVRSQALLEQTQAAAGMGGWEYDSRAGAFFWTRQVFYIHDLEPDSEQVSMERALSFCEDAEREKLKQAIETAAEKGESFDLELKLHTEKRHAWVRYIGRAEQSAAGSFRVYGSVQDITQRHTAEDERVQIQTKMLEAQKLESLGVLAGGIAHDFNNILTVIMGSASLAREEPSMVNESLEHIQTAANRAADLCRQMLAYAGKSRFSLEIHDLNEIVRDTVELLKLSIRKTAELEFSLHPSVLPVEADSSQLRQVIMNLVINASDALGEKAGKIRVATYPIDITHERLREARIGQDAPEGKYLALEIMDNGSGMTPETMNRIFDPFFTTKFTGRGLGLAAVLGIVRAHRGAFLVRSSIGQGSVFTMLIPLSLAVPPVREPTVAARPAPLVRQEGKVLVVDDEPEVRKIAGAILEKQGYTVALASDGYEALALALAHGMQFKCVLLDLTMPGLDGPSTFRELRALNRHVPILIMSGFSEADARKQLSVDSRSSFLAKPFSTEDLLQRVNSLINSPQSPSNPPFT; translated from the coding sequence ATGGTCGTCGTCGCCGCGTTTGGTGCCATTGGTTTTCTGGTGCAACGGAGTTTTGCAAGACGCCTGAGGGCCCAGGCAGATGCGCTTCGCGCGAGTGAAGAACAGTTGAAATTGGTCGTCGAAGGGAGTGAAGACGCCTTTTGGGATTGGGACGTTCCGTCCGGTCGCGTGATCAGGAGCGAGCAATGGAATCGAATCTTGGGATACACCCAAGAGCAACTTCCGCCTCGAATCGGGGCGTTCACTGCGATCATTCATCCCGACGATGCGCCAAAGTTCAAACAGGCCAAGGAACAGATTCTCAAAGATGGCTTCTGCCGGATTGAGTACCGATTAAAGTCAATCGATGGCACGTGGAGGTGGATATTTGACCGGGGGAAGGTGGTTTTGCGCGACACACGCGGAAAACCCCTCCGAGTGACGGGGGCCGCAACCGACATCACCCTTCGCAAGCGGATCGAACAGGCCCTGGTGAGAAGCCAGGCGTTGCTTGAACAAACTCAGGCGGCGGCGGGCATGGGAGGATGGGAGTATGACAGCCGCGCCGGCGCGTTTTTCTGGACGCGTCAAGTGTTCTATATTCACGACCTTGAGCCTGACTCGGAACAGGTCTCCATGGAGCGGGCGCTGTCCTTTTGCGAGGATGCCGAACGTGAGAAACTGAAGCAGGCCATTGAGACAGCTGCCGAAAAGGGAGAATCCTTCGACTTGGAGTTGAAGCTGCACACCGAAAAGCGGCATGCCTGGGTACGCTACATTGGCAGGGCGGAGCAATCGGCCGCCGGGTCATTCCGTGTATATGGGTCGGTGCAAGACATCACCCAGCGCCACACTGCCGAGGACGAACGCGTGCAGATCCAGACGAAGATGCTCGAGGCACAGAAACTCGAAAGCCTCGGGGTGCTTGCCGGCGGCATCGCCCACGACTTCAACAACATCCTGACCGTCATCATGGGCAGTGCGTCCCTCGCCCGGGAGGAGCCTTCGATGGTCAACGAGTCGCTCGAGCACATCCAGACGGCCGCAAATCGCGCGGCTGACCTTTGTCGGCAAATGCTCGCCTATGCAGGCAAGAGTCGATTCTCGCTGGAGATCCATGACCTCAACGAGATCGTGCGGGACACCGTTGAGCTGTTGAAGCTCTCCATTCGAAAGACGGCCGAGTTGGAGTTCTCCCTGCATCCTTCCGTCCTGCCAGTCGAGGCGGACAGCTCACAACTTCGCCAGGTGATCATGAACCTGGTGATCAACGCCTCCGATGCCCTCGGCGAGAAAGCCGGCAAGATCCGGGTAGCAACCTATCCAATCGACATCACCCACGAGCGCCTCCGCGAGGCCCGGATCGGCCAGGACGCGCCGGAAGGCAAGTACCTCGCGTTGGAGATCATGGACAACGGCTCCGGGATGACGCCTGAGACGATGAACCGGATCTTCGATCCCTTCTTCACCACGAAGTTCACCGGGCGCGGCCTCGGCCTCGCCGCGGTGTTGGGTATCGTGCGTGCCCACCGGGGCGCATTCCTGGTCAGGTCGTCCATCGGCCAGGGAAGTGTATTCACAATGTTGATACCACTTTCGCTTGCGGTCCCGCCCGTGCGCGAACCAACCGTCGCAGCCCGTCCCGCCCCCCTCGTGAGGCAGGAGGGGAAAGTGCTCGTCGTCGACGACGAGCCCGAGGTGCGAAAGATCGCCGGGGCAATTCTCGAAAAGCAAGGCTACACGGTTGCGCTGGCGTCCGATGGCTACGAGGCGCTGGCACTCGCACTGGCCCACGGCATGCAGTTCAAGTGCGTGCTCCTCGATCTCACCATGCCAGGCCTCGACGGACCGTCCACATTCCGGGAACTTCGCGCCCTCAACCGGCACGTACCGATCCTGATCATGAGCGGTTTCAGCGAGGCTGACGCGAGGAAGCAGCTTAGCGTGGACTCGCGTTCCTCGTTTCTCGCGAAGCCCTTCTCGACCGAGGACCTCCTCCAGCGGGTGAACTCCCTGATCAATTCACCCCAGTCGCCGTCGAACCCGCCTTTTACATGA
- a CDS encoding MBL fold metallo-hydrolase — protein MPRLPLEDTYVDVMRKALAGLALPLEEVARRAEVPPEDAQAVLDGRFNEVVARRMARHLRLHPDALCKLASGSWYPRTPVFPAGFAAFSSRHGEMNVNSYLIWDERSRQAAAFDTGGDCTEMLEVLQSLKASLRYLFLTHTHPDHVADLERLVSATGTEVWASELEPAPYPSGRTFKENAFFHIGPFGIKCLSTPGHSVGGTTYYVTGLSYPLAVVGDAIFSCSMGRGNISHRDAVDGVVKKILTLPASTVLACGHGPLSTVGQERKHNPFFIYR, from the coding sequence ATGCCAAGACTTCCCCTCGAAGATACCTACGTGGATGTGATGCGCAAAGCCCTCGCCGGTCTCGCTCTCCCACTGGAGGAAGTTGCGCGCCGGGCTGAAGTTCCCCCCGAAGATGCCCAAGCCGTCCTGGACGGACGCTTCAATGAAGTGGTCGCCCGCAGAATGGCACGCCACCTTCGCCTTCACCCGGATGCCCTATGCAAGCTTGCCTCCGGAAGCTGGTATCCCAGGACGCCTGTGTTTCCTGCCGGTTTCGCCGCCTTCTCTTCCCGGCACGGCGAGATGAATGTAAACAGCTACCTCATCTGGGATGAGCGATCACGACAGGCCGCCGCCTTCGATACTGGAGGTGACTGCACTGAGATGCTTGAAGTCCTCCAATCGCTCAAGGCCAGCCTACGTTACCTTTTCCTGACGCACACACATCCCGATCACGTGGCCGACCTGGAACGACTAGTCTCAGCCACGGGCACGGAGGTGTGGGCGTCCGAGCTTGAGCCGGCGCCCTATCCGTCGGGTCGCACCTTCAAAGAGAATGCGTTCTTCCATATCGGTCCCTTCGGAATCAAATGTTTATCCACCCCTGGGCATTCCGTGGGCGGCACCACCTACTATGTGACGGGCTTATCTTACCCGTTGGCGGTCGTGGGGGATGCCATCTTCTCATGTTCCATGGGCCGAGGAAACATCTCCCACCGCGATGCGGTCGACGGCGTAGTCAAAAAGATCCTCACTCTGCCTGCGAGCACAGTACTCGCTTGCGGCCATGGCCCTTTGTCGACGGTCGGGCAGGAGCGTAAGCACAACCCTTTCTTTATCTATCGCTAA
- the proC gene encoding pyrroline-5-carboxylate reductase: protein MSTIAFLGAGRMAGAIVDGLLAAGSYRTDQLICLGGTGKSAQELAQRTGIALAESLDSLLATADALVLACKPQQLASLDTSLAERTKDRLVLSVLAGKRLNRLQKVFPLARNLVRTMPNTPGQIGAGVTGWCSLLPLGPKDLTLVGEILSALGKDVQVAENQLDALTAVSGSGPAYVFEFAAALRDAGVAAGLSPAEAHMLSVETILGAAKLMVRSAQSPEELRNQVTSPNGTTFAGLKVLEAGGFRALLRDTVAAAKRRSEELSQDT from the coding sequence ATGAGCACGATTGCGTTCCTCGGAGCCGGTCGCATGGCGGGTGCCATCGTCGACGGCCTGCTTGCAGCCGGGTCTTATCGCACCGACCAGCTCATTTGCCTCGGCGGCACCGGAAAGTCGGCTCAGGAACTTGCGCAACGAACGGGGATCGCGCTCGCCGAGAGCCTGGATTCATTGCTGGCAACGGCGGATGCCCTGGTGCTCGCCTGTAAACCCCAGCAACTCGCTTCGTTGGACACCTCCCTCGCCGAGCGAACCAAGGATCGTCTCGTACTGTCCGTCCTCGCCGGCAAGCGCCTCAACCGATTACAGAAGGTGTTTCCCCTCGCCCGCAATCTCGTGAGGACCATGCCCAACACGCCCGGTCAGATTGGCGCGGGAGTGACCGGATGGTGCTCGTTATTGCCCCTTGGCCCCAAGGATCTGACTCTCGTGGGCGAAATCTTGAGCGCCTTGGGGAAAGACGTGCAGGTGGCGGAAAACCAACTGGACGCCCTCACAGCCGTCAGCGGAAGCGGCCCGGCCTATGTTTTCGAGTTCGCTGCAGCACTGCGCGACGCCGGAGTGGCCGCAGGCCTCTCACCCGCTGAAGCCCACATGCTTTCTGTGGAGACAATTCTTGGCGCCGCCAAGCTGATGGTTCGCAGTGCCCAAAGCCCGGAGGAACTCCGAAACCAAGTGACCTCACCCAATGGCACCACCTTTGCGGGCCTGAAGGTGCTCGAGGCAGGCGGCTTCCGCGCCTTGCTTCGCGATACCGTCGCTGCCGCAAAACGCCGTTCAGAAGAACTCTCGCAGGACACCTAA
- a CDS encoding response regulator — protein MASGKVLIVDDQPINVQLLRRKLEQDGVGVIVAYTGADALVSVAAEKPDLILLDMMMPDMDGRTVCQKLQQDEATRSIPVIFITASTAKEAKLEGLAVGAVDYITKPIDLDETSARVRTQLRVVQVNREMLDLQRRLEESRRAATIGAVTHGIAHNLNNLLGVVLGYLDLIKAQASKPESVKANAENVEKAVQRIVTIVKQLTSLAGRSRPPMLAFPLQRLLDNAVRRFQAEYKIEAPVTINNSLGGLAIDTHLEIFEDILAKVLINAWESYGAKPQGEPRPIDIRTAQVTMPSGQSAIEIRIEDRGLGLAASVKDTLFEPFISTKETVGVGMGLTVARHALRNMGGEITVSDRKGGGAVAILVHPISKSSRGHA, from the coding sequence ATGGCCTCTGGCAAAGTTCTCATAGTCGATGACCAGCCGATCAACGTGCAACTGCTCAGGCGCAAGCTCGAGCAGGACGGCGTGGGCGTAATCGTAGCTTACACGGGTGCGGATGCACTGGTCTCGGTCGCCGCCGAGAAGCCGGACCTCATCCTGCTCGACATGATGATGCCCGACATGGACGGGCGAACTGTCTGCCAGAAACTTCAACAGGACGAGGCGACGCGCTCGATACCGGTCATCTTCATCACGGCCAGTACAGCGAAGGAGGCGAAACTGGAAGGCCTCGCTGTCGGGGCTGTCGACTACATCACAAAACCGATCGACCTCGATGAGACCTCCGCGCGCGTGCGCACGCAGCTTCGCGTCGTTCAGGTGAATCGCGAGATGCTCGACCTGCAGCGCCGACTCGAGGAGAGCCGCAGGGCTGCCACGATTGGCGCGGTCACGCACGGCATCGCCCACAATCTGAACAATCTCCTTGGCGTCGTGCTCGGGTACCTCGATCTGATTAAAGCGCAGGCGAGCAAGCCGGAGAGCGTGAAGGCGAACGCCGAGAACGTCGAGAAGGCCGTGCAGCGCATCGTGACAATCGTTAAGCAGCTCACCTCGCTCGCTGGGCGCTCACGTCCGCCAATGCTTGCATTTCCCCTGCAGCGCCTGCTCGACAACGCGGTTCGCCGTTTTCAGGCGGAATACAAGATCGAGGCGCCGGTCACCATCAATAACTCCCTGGGCGGTCTGGCCATCGATACCCACCTGGAGATCTTTGAGGACATCCTCGCAAAGGTGTTGATCAACGCGTGGGAAAGTTACGGTGCCAAACCGCAGGGAGAACCTAGGCCGATCGACATCCGCACCGCCCAAGTCACCATGCCCTCGGGCCAAAGCGCGATCGAGATCCGGATTGAGGACCGCGGCCTTGGACTGGCGGCATCGGTCAAGGACACGCTCTTCGAGCCATTCATCAGCACGAAGGAAACAGTGGGGGTCGGCATGGGCCTCACAGTCGCGAGGCACGCGCTTCGAAACATGGGTGGGGAAATCACCGTCTCTGACCGTAAAGGCGGTGGTGCCGTGGCCATTCTCGTCCACCCGATTAGCAAAAGCAGTCGAGGTCACGCATGA
- the folD gene encoding bifunctional methylenetetrahydrofolate dehydrogenase/methenyltetrahydrofolate cyclohydrolase FolD: MKLIDGNQVAAALIAELKSEVSQASGRKPCLALVRVGDDPASVSYVSKKEKTSAEIGITGKVILPPVTITQAELFALIDSLNADPEVDGILVQSPLPKHIDEVAVFRRVAPEKDVDGFNTINLGKVAQEDESGFVACTPAGIMELLARSGVDLKGKHVVVVGRSLIVGKPVALLALQKRAGANGTVTVCHSATADLPALTRQADVLIAAIGRAEFIKGDMVKPGAVVIDVGINRVPDSTKKSGFRLVGDVAFGDVSAKASLITPVPGGVGPMTVAMLMKNTVKAWRQRSK; this comes from the coding sequence ATGAAACTTATCGACGGCAATCAAGTCGCCGCCGCTCTCATCGCCGAGCTTAAGTCCGAAGTTTCCCAAGCATCTGGCCGCAAGCCTTGCCTGGCGCTGGTGCGCGTGGGAGACGATCCAGCTTCGGTCTCCTACGTTTCAAAGAAGGAGAAAACCTCGGCGGAGATTGGAATTACCGGCAAGGTCATCCTGCCACCGGTCACGATCACCCAGGCGGAGCTTTTCGCTCTCATCGATTCGTTGAATGCGGATCCGGAGGTCGACGGTATTCTCGTCCAGTCTCCCTTGCCCAAGCACATCGATGAGGTGGCCGTGTTTCGCCGAGTGGCCCCGGAAAAAGACGTGGATGGATTCAACACCATCAACCTGGGCAAGGTGGCCCAGGAGGATGAGAGCGGTTTCGTTGCCTGCACGCCTGCGGGCATTATGGAATTGCTCGCACGCAGCGGCGTCGACCTGAAGGGAAAGCATGTTGTCGTCGTCGGACGCAGTTTAATTGTGGGTAAGCCCGTCGCCCTGCTCGCCCTCCAGAAACGCGCCGGAGCCAACGGCACCGTGACCGTCTGCCATTCAGCAACCGCCGACCTGCCTGCGCTCACCCGCCAGGCGGACGTGCTGATTGCCGCAATCGGTCGAGCCGAGTTCATCAAGGGCGATATGGTCAAGCCCGGCGCCGTCGTGATCGACGTCGGTATCAACCGGGTCCCGGATTCCACCAAGAAATCCGGCTTCCGACTCGTCGGGGACGTGGCGTTCGGGGACGTTTCCGCCAAGGCGAGCCTCATCACTCCCGTCCCTGGTGGCGTGGGCCCGATGACCGTTGCCATGCTCATGAAGAACACCGTCAAAGCATGGCGGCAACGTTCGAAATGA
- a CDS encoding SH3 domain-containing protein, translated as MKINLTALLAIFAAVSLSASPVTAPTTVHARPDKSTPAIGILAAGTEPEFAGATAEPLPPGWEAVVITSNHDAYVAAKDVAKSLDVKIGSTLRTAPKADASVIGTMEPGDYAEIVGVKGKWTQLRLTKKRTGYIQIAGAAASAPSTSVAAAPAASVPLAPAPATPTASTFGGGGRPVQTVGINDPGSAALPRLFQGTFASTRRPLMPRRPYDYQLSDANGDRYAYLDISKLLLTEQIDKYIERSVVVYGTAKPVENTRDIVIVVESLQLR; from the coding sequence ATGAAGATTAACCTGACCGCACTTCTCGCGATCTTCGCAGCCGTATCCCTCTCGGCCTCTCCCGTCACCGCACCGACCACGGTGCACGCCCGGCCCGACAAGTCCACTCCTGCAATCGGCATCCTCGCCGCTGGCACCGAGCCCGAGTTCGCAGGCGCAACCGCCGAGCCATTGCCGCCCGGCTGGGAAGCAGTTGTCATCACAAGCAACCACGACGCGTATGTTGCCGCCAAAGACGTGGCCAAGAGTCTCGACGTGAAGATCGGATCCACGCTCCGCACTGCACCAAAGGCGGATGCCAGCGTCATTGGCACCATGGAGCCGGGTGACTACGCAGAGATTGTGGGTGTTAAGGGGAAATGGACTCAGCTGCGGCTTACGAAAAAGCGCACGGGTTACATCCAGATCGCGGGAGCAGCCGCTTCCGCTCCCTCGACTTCAGTTGCCGCGGCGCCCGCAGCCTCGGTCCCCCTGGCACCCGCACCCGCGACGCCCACCGCCTCCACATTCGGCGGCGGCGGACGACCGGTTCAAACCGTCGGAATCAACGACCCGGGCTCGGCCGCCCTGCCCCGCCTGTTTCAGGGGACGTTTGCCTCGACCCGCCGCCCCTTGATGCCCCGTCGGCCCTATGACTACCAACTCAGCGATGCAAACGGTGACCGCTATGCCTACCTCGACATCAGCAAGCTCCTTCTGACGGAACAGATCGACAAGTACATCGAACGCTCGGTCGTTGTCTATGGCACCGCCAAACCTGTCGAGAATACACGCGACATTGTGATCGTAGTCGAGAGCCTCCAACTCCGCTGA
- a CDS encoding pseudouridine synthase gives MKPVEPVRIQKFIADAGVCSRRAAETLVREGEVWVNGQAATLGQKVDPAIDKVTVNGKPVRSTAQPKITLAMHKPRGLVCSNDDPFNADTVFTVLPRELSKHRFFCAGRLDKDSEGLVILTTDGELANRLMHPSNVVVKRYHVLLERPFPTSRKPALVKGILVEGERLKIERATLISPDRDGASRSIDVEMHHGKKREIRQLFLGLGFEVKKLKRYQIGNFPLRGIPLRAVKVLSSSEIAKLFQQPRPVGAKKSLPASRAKTAPVYED, from the coding sequence ATGAAACCCGTCGAACCCGTTCGCATCCAGAAGTTCATCGCTGATGCGGGCGTCTGCTCCCGTCGCGCCGCCGAGACGCTCGTGCGAGAGGGGGAAGTGTGGGTCAACGGCCAGGCTGCGACACTCGGCCAGAAGGTCGACCCCGCAATCGACAAGGTGACGGTCAACGGCAAGCCGGTGCGCAGCACGGCACAGCCGAAGATCACACTCGCCATGCACAAGCCGCGAGGGCTCGTGTGCAGCAATGATGATCCGTTCAACGCCGACACGGTGTTCACGGTTCTTCCGCGCGAACTCTCAAAACACCGCTTCTTCTGCGCGGGGCGGCTCGACAAGGACAGCGAAGGTCTTGTGATACTGACGACCGACGGCGAACTCGCAAATCGGCTGATGCACCCCAGCAACGTCGTCGTGAAACGCTACCACGTGCTGCTGGAACGGCCCTTCCCCACTTCACGGAAACCCGCGCTGGTGAAGGGCATTTTGGTCGAGGGCGAAAGGCTGAAGATCGAGCGCGCGACCCTGATCAGCCCCGACCGCGATGGCGCGAGCCGATCGATCGACGTGGAGATGCACCACGGTAAGAAGCGCGAGATACGGCAATTGTTCCTCGGCCTCGGATTCGAGGTGAAAAAGCTCAAGCGGTACCAGATCGGCAACTTCCCGCTAAGAGGAATTCCTTTGCGGGCCGTGAAGGTGCTCTCTAGTTCGGAAATAGCGAAACTCTTTCAGCAGCCCAGACCGGTTGGCGCCAAGAAGTCCCTTCCGGCAAGCCGCGCCAAAACAGCTCCCGTATATGAAGATTAA